In the Helianthus annuus cultivar XRQ/B chromosome 11, HanXRQr2.0-SUNRISE, whole genome shotgun sequence genome, one interval contains:
- the LOC110891513 gene encoding DEAD-box ATP-dependent RNA helicase 15 isoform X1 encodes MGETEIKDNEYEEELLDYEEDEDKAPDSTAVKVNGESVKKGYVGIHSSGFRDFLLKPELLRAIVDSGFEHPSEVQHECIPQAILGMDVICQAKSGMGKTAVFVLSTLQQIEPVSGQVAALVLCHTRELAYQICHEFERFSTYLTDIKVAVFYGGVNIKIHKELLKNECPHIVVGTPGRVLALARDKDLGLKNVRHFILDECDKMLESLDMRRDVQEIFKMTPHDKQVMMFSATLSKEIRPVCKKFMQDVIFCSQLHLNFVSEFTRFLIFYCDICFFQPMEIYVDDEAKLTLHGLVQHYIKLSELEKNRKLNDLLDALDFNQVVIFVKSVSRAAELNKLLVECNFPSICIHSGMSQEERLTRYKNFKEGHKRILVATDLVGRGIDIERVNIVINYDMPDSADTYLHRVGRAGRFGTKGLAITFVSSSSDSDVLNQVQERFEVDIKELPEQIDTSTYMPS; translated from the exons ATGGGTGAAACAGAGATTAAGGATAACGAGTACGAGGAAGAGCTTCTAGACTACGAAGAGGATGAAGATAAGGCTCCTGACTCCACCGCCGTTAAAGTTAACGGCGAATCTGTCAAAAA GGGGTATGTTGGAATTCATAGCTCTGGATTTAGGGATTTTCTTTTGAAGCCGGAGTTGCTTCGTGCTATTGTGGATTCAGGGTTTGAACATCCTTCTGAAG TGCAACACGAATGTATTCCTCAAGCTATTCTGGGCATGGATGTAATTTGTCAAGCAAAATCCGGTATGGGCAAAACAGCGGTTTTCGTTTTATCAACATTGCAACAGATCGAACCTGTTTCTGGTCAAGTTGCAGCACTTGTTTTGTGTCACACAAGAGAATTAGCTTATCAG ATATGCCATGAGTTTGAGCGGTTCAGCACTTACTTAACTGACATTAAGGTTGCAGTGTTTTATGGTGGCGTTAACATTAAAATTCACAAAGAGCTTTTGAAAAACGAGTGCCCTCATATTGTTGTTGGAACTCCCGGAAGGGTTCTGGCGCTTGCTAGAGACAAAGATCTCGGGTTGAAGAACGTGAGACACTTCATACTTGATGAGTGTGACAAGATGCTAGAGTCACTTG ACATGAGGAGAGATGTACAAGAAATATTCAAAATGACCCCTCATGATAAACAAGTTATGATGTTTTCTGCAACACTTAGCAAGGAAATCCGCCCCGTGTGCAAGAAATTCATGCAAGATGTAATATTCTGTTCCCAGTTACACTTGAATTTTGTTTCTGAATTCACtagatttttaatattttattgtgaTATTTGTTTCTTTCAGCCGATggaaatttatgtggatgatgaaGCCAAGTTGACTCTGCACGGTCTTGTACAG CATTATATCAAACTGAGTGAGCTGGAGAAAAACCGTAAATTGAATGACCTGCTTGATGCGTTAGATTTTAATCAAGTTGTGATATTTGTTAAAAGTGTAAGCAGAGCAGCAGAACTGAATAAATTGCTTGTCGAGTGTAATTTTCCGTCTATTTGCATCCACTCTGGCATGTCCCAAGAAGAAAG GTTGACAAGATATAAGAATTTCAAGGAAGGCCACAAGAGGATTCTAGTTGCAACTGATTTGGTTGGTAGAGGTATCGATATTGAACGTGTCAATATTGTCATCAATTACGACATGCCAGATTCTGCTGACACTTATCTCCACCGT GTCGGTAGAGCTGGTAGGTTTGGGACCAAGGGTCTTGCTATCACATTTGTGTCGTCATCATCTGACTCAGATGTGCTTAATcag GTTCAAGAGAGATTTGAAGTGGATATCAAAGAACTTCCTGAGCAGATTGATACTTCAACATACA TGCCTTCTTAG
- the LOC110891514 gene encoding pentatricopeptide repeat-containing protein At4g21065, producing the protein MNFSPSKILVNKRAAEQQCLHLLQASNTLINLTQIHAQILKLGLQNNPLVLTKFTQTSSDLNVINYASLFLFNPDAKTHLYDTFLYNTVIRAYTQTNTYRVTAVDVYKTMVRNDVVPNKFTYPFVLKACAGVGRLKLGESVHGSVVKYGFDGDVHVLNTMVHMYCCCGGVESARVVFDEMPKWDSVSWSAMIGGYARMGMGTSAVELFREMQVAGVRPDEVTMVSVLSACSDLGALEVGRWVESYIEREKITKSVELCNALIDMFAKCGDVDKALRLFGSLNEKTIVSWTSVIVGMAMHGHGLEAALLFEKMIDSGVAPDDVTFIGLLSACSHAGLVDEGLKYFDSMTMQFNITPKIEHYGCMVDLFSRAGLVKQALEFVNKMPIEPNPIIWRTLTAACRLHGELNLGEILTKQLIEKEPLHESNYVLLSNIYGKMSNWEKKNTVRNVMGEKGIRKIPGSTMIELDNRIYEFVAGDRTHELYKEIHEMIDEMNRKMKMAGYVPTTSEVLLDIGQEDKEDALNKHSEKLAIAFALLKTPPGTPIRIVKNLRVCGDCHSATKFVSKIYEREIIVRDRNRFHHFRDGVCSCNDFW; encoded by the coding sequence ATGAACTTTTCACCCTCCAAAATCTTGGTCAACAAACGAGCTGCAGAACAACAATGCTTACATCTCCTCCAAGCCAGCAACACACTCATTAACCTCACCCAAATCCACGCACAAATCCTCAAATTAGGTCTGCAAAACAACCCACTAGTCCTCACCAAATTCACACAAACATCATCCGATCTCAATGTCATCAACTACGCTTCCTTATTCTTATTCAACCCAGATGCCAAAACCCATTTATATGACACGTTCCTTTACAACACTGTTATTAGAGCTTACACACAAACAAATACATACAGGGTCACTGCCGTTGATGTTTACAAAACCATGGTTAGAAATGATGTTGTTCCTAATAAGTTCACATACCCATTTGTTCTTAAGGCCTGTGCTGGTGTTGGGAGGTTGAAGTTAGGGGAATCGGTTCATGGGTCTGTTGTGAAGTATGGGTTTGATGGGGATGTACACGTGTTGAATACTATGGTTCATATGTATTGTTGTTGTGGTGGGGTGGAGAGCGCACGTgtggtgttcgatgaaatgcctaagtgggaTTCGGTTTCGTGGAGTGCGATGATTGGTGGGTATGCGAGAATGGGGATGGGTACGAGTGCGGTTGAGTTGTTTAGGGAGATGCAGGTTGCTGGGGTTAGACCAGATGAGGTGACTATGGTTTCGGTTTTGTCTGCTTGTAGTGATTTAGGTGCGTTAGAGGTTGGGAGATGGGTTGAAAGTTATATCGAAAGGGAGAAGATTACGAAAAGTGTGGAGCTTTGTAATGCTCTTATTGATATGTTTGCGAAATGCGGGGATGTGGATAAAGCGTTGAGATTGTTTGGAAGCTTGAATGAGAAAACTATTGTTTCGTGGACGTCTGTTATTGTTGGTATGGCGATGCATGGGCATGGTTTGGAAGCCGCTTTGTTGTTTGAGAAGATGATAGATTCCGGGGTTGCACCAGATGATGTTACGTTTATCGGGTTGCTTTCCGCTTGTAGTCATGCAGGGTTAGTCGATGAAGGTCTTAAGTACTTCGACTCCATGACTATGCAATTTAATATAACACCTAAAATCGAGCATTACGGATGCATGGTTGATCTGTTTAGCAGGGCTGGACTAGTTAAACAAGCACTAGAGTTTGTTAACAAAATGCCCATTGAACCAAACCCGATCATCTGGAGGACGTTAACCGCTGCTTGTCGGCTCCATGGAGAACTTAATCTTGGTGAAATCCTCACAAAACAATTGATTGAAAAGGAACCGTTGCACGAGTCTAATTATGTCTTACTGTCCAATATTTACGGGAAAATGTCGAATTGGGAAAAGAAGAACACGGTTAGAAACGTGATGGGCGAAAAGGGGATAAGAAAGATTCCGGGGAGTACCATGATTGAACTAGACAACAGGATATATGAGTTTGTTGCGGGTGATAGAACACATGAGTTATACAAAGAGATTCATGAGATGATTGATGAGATGAATAGAAAGATGAAGATGGCGGGATATGTTCCGACGACGTCAGAAGTGTTGCTTGATATCGGTCAAGAAGATAAAGAAGATGCTTTGAATAAACATAGTGAAAAATTGGCTATTGCTTTTGCCCTTTTAAAGACGCCACCCGGGACTCCCATACGAATTGTGAAGAACTTACGGGTTTGTGGGGATTGTCATTCTGCAACAAAGTTTGTGTCGAAGATTTATGAGCGTGAGATTATAGTACGGGATAGAAACCGCTTTCATCATTTTAGAGATGGGGTATGTTCATGTAATGACTTCTGGTGA
- the LOC110889026 gene encoding probable polygalacturonase At3g15720, protein MPNTFLVGPITFQGPCKSPLIHIQILGTIIAPQNPSSWNGCETGAWLLFYKVNGLFIDGGGTINGRGDAWWTKSSTYITEESKCTIPPTALHFESCNGLRLTKLKHRNSPRNHIGLNRCSYSTLSYLDIAAPADSPNTDGIDISLSTQVRVHHSIIRTGDDCIALSNGSSQINITGIYCGPGHGISIGSLGMNGQYNTVEGVKVRKCQFSGTTNGARIKTWQGGSGYARDITFEKIFLHNVNNPIIIDQHYCPHNYNCPKESSAVKVNDISYKRFVGTSSSRTAINFDCSNNVACSGILLDHINITSSVKGEDPTVYCNNAYGTTSFSSPTASCLLN, encoded by the exons ATGCCCAATACCTTCTTAGTGGGTCCTATTACCTTTCAAGGCCCATGCAAATCTCCTCTTATCCATATCCAG ATACTTGGTACAATCATAGCTccccaaaaccctagttcatggaATGGCTGTGAAACAGGAGCATGGCTACTTTTTTATAAAGTCAACGGCCTGTTTATCGACGGCGGTGGTACCATCAATGGCCGCGGCGACGCTTGGTGGACCAAATCATCAACCTAC ATAACAGAAGAATCCAAATGTACCATACCACCAACG GCGTTACATTTTGAAAGTTGCAACGGGCTTCGACTTACAAAACTCAAGCATAGGAATAGCCCAAGAAACCATATTGGTCTTAACCGATGCAGTTATTCAACTCTTTCGTATTTAGACATAGCCGCACCTGCCGATAGTCCCAACACCGATGGCATCGATATATCACTTTCAACCCAAGTACGAGTTCATCATTCAATCATCAGAACTG GAGACGATTGTATAGCTCTAAGCAACGGTTCTTCTCAAATCAATATTACTGGCATATATTGTGGCCCGGGACATGGTATAAG TATTGGAAGTTTGGGAATGAATGGACAATATAATACGGTGGAAGGTGTTAAAGTACGAAAATGCCAGTTTTCTGGAACAACCAATGGAGCGAGAATCAAAACATGGCAG GGAGGCTCAGGATACGCTAGAGACATCACATTCGAGAAAATCTTTCTTCACAATGTTAATAACCCTATTATCATCGATCAACATTATTGTCCCCACAATTACAATTGTCCTAAAGAG TCATCCGCGGTGAAAGTTAACGACATAAGTTACAAACGATTCGTAGGAACATCGTCGTCTCGAACTGCAATAAATTTTGATTGCAGCAACAATGTAGCATGCTCGGGTATTTTGTTGGACCATATAAACATAACATCGAGTGTTAAAGGAGAAGATCCAACCGTCTATTGCAACAATGCTTACGGGACAACTTCTTTCTCGAGTCCTACTGCATCTTGTTTATTGAACTAG
- the LOC110891513 gene encoding DEAD-box ATP-dependent RNA helicase 15 isoform X2, which produces MGETEIKDNEYEEELLDYEEDEDKAPDSTAVKVNGESVKKGYVGIHSSGFRDFLLKPELLRAIVDSGFEHPSEVQHECIPQAILGMDVICQAKSGMGKTAVFVLSTLQQIEPVSGQVAALVLCHTRELAYQICHEFERFSTYLTDIKVAVFYGGVNIKIHKELLKNECPHIVVGTPGRVLALARDKDLGLKNVRHFILDECDKMLESLDMRRDVQEIFKMTPHDKQVMMFSATLSKEIRPVCKKFMQDPMEIYVDDEAKLTLHGLVQHYIKLSELEKNRKLNDLLDALDFNQVVIFVKSVSRAAELNKLLVECNFPSICIHSGMSQEERLTRYKNFKEGHKRILVATDLVGRGIDIERVNIVINYDMPDSADTYLHRVGRAGRFGTKGLAITFVSSSSDSDVLNQVQERFEVDIKELPEQIDTSTYMPS; this is translated from the exons ATGGGTGAAACAGAGATTAAGGATAACGAGTACGAGGAAGAGCTTCTAGACTACGAAGAGGATGAAGATAAGGCTCCTGACTCCACCGCCGTTAAAGTTAACGGCGAATCTGTCAAAAA GGGGTATGTTGGAATTCATAGCTCTGGATTTAGGGATTTTCTTTTGAAGCCGGAGTTGCTTCGTGCTATTGTGGATTCAGGGTTTGAACATCCTTCTGAAG TGCAACACGAATGTATTCCTCAAGCTATTCTGGGCATGGATGTAATTTGTCAAGCAAAATCCGGTATGGGCAAAACAGCGGTTTTCGTTTTATCAACATTGCAACAGATCGAACCTGTTTCTGGTCAAGTTGCAGCACTTGTTTTGTGTCACACAAGAGAATTAGCTTATCAG ATATGCCATGAGTTTGAGCGGTTCAGCACTTACTTAACTGACATTAAGGTTGCAGTGTTTTATGGTGGCGTTAACATTAAAATTCACAAAGAGCTTTTGAAAAACGAGTGCCCTCATATTGTTGTTGGAACTCCCGGAAGGGTTCTGGCGCTTGCTAGAGACAAAGATCTCGGGTTGAAGAACGTGAGACACTTCATACTTGATGAGTGTGACAAGATGCTAGAGTCACTTG ACATGAGGAGAGATGTACAAGAAATATTCAAAATGACCCCTCATGATAAACAAGTTATGATGTTTTCTGCAACACTTAGCAAGGAAATCCGCCCCGTGTGCAAGAAATTCATGCAAGAT CCGATggaaatttatgtggatgatgaaGCCAAGTTGACTCTGCACGGTCTTGTACAG CATTATATCAAACTGAGTGAGCTGGAGAAAAACCGTAAATTGAATGACCTGCTTGATGCGTTAGATTTTAATCAAGTTGTGATATTTGTTAAAAGTGTAAGCAGAGCAGCAGAACTGAATAAATTGCTTGTCGAGTGTAATTTTCCGTCTATTTGCATCCACTCTGGCATGTCCCAAGAAGAAAG GTTGACAAGATATAAGAATTTCAAGGAAGGCCACAAGAGGATTCTAGTTGCAACTGATTTGGTTGGTAGAGGTATCGATATTGAACGTGTCAATATTGTCATCAATTACGACATGCCAGATTCTGCTGACACTTATCTCCACCGT GTCGGTAGAGCTGGTAGGTTTGGGACCAAGGGTCTTGCTATCACATTTGTGTCGTCATCATCTGACTCAGATGTGCTTAATcag GTTCAAGAGAGATTTGAAGTGGATATCAAAGAACTTCCTGAGCAGATTGATACTTCAACATACA TGCCTTCTTAG
- the LOC110887511 gene encoding berberine bridge enzyme-like 22 yields the protein MELFATTKFQPFLLVMVLLASSYSQNIDDKFLQCLVKDSKATKSEFVFTQQHTKYSSVLQSSTINLRFSKTPKPLAIITPLTYSHIQSTILCSKTFKFRIRIRSGGHDYAGLSYTSHDHNQSPFVVLDLKELRSITIESNNNNTAWVESGATLGELYYWVSKQSKNLGFPAGVCPTVGIGGHISGGGFGVMIRKYGLAADNIVDARIIDVNGWVLDRKSMGEDLFWAIRGGGGGSFGVVVAWKVNLVHVPDKVTVFTLSKTLEQGGSNLFNKWQYVGHSLSQDLFIRVLIQPVLVENGKRTIQVVFNSMYLGTVDRLIKIATHSFPELGLQEKDCREMSWIESVMYFSGYYGESMDVLKDRKPEPRSYFNAKSDYVKEPIPKERLGELWKWCLEGDNPILIMEPHGGRMDEIEETSTPYPHRKGYLYNIQYYEKWDDGSNESLQKHVSWMRMMYENMTPYVSKNPRGAYVNYRDLDLGLNDNADNTSYLKAMQWGNKYFRDNFRRLAMVKGMVDPHNFFHFEQSIPPLVMSKGNNYIESYTSSQGSCEIRIVSCFVVLFLLITFFLK from the coding sequence ATGGAGCTATTTGCTACAACCAAATTTCAACCATTTCTCCTAGTGATGGTTTTGTTAGCTTCATCATATTCACAGAATATAGATGATAAATTTCTTCAATGCCTAGTTAAAGATTCAAAAGCCACAAAATCAGAATTTGTGTTCACCCAACAACACACAAAATATTCATCTGTTCTTCAGTCATCAACCATAAACCTTAGATTTTCTAAAACCCCTAAACCATTAGCTATCATCACACCCTTAACATATTCCCACATACAATCAACAATACTTTGTTCCAAAACTTTCAAattccgaatccgaatccgaagtGGTGGACATGACTATGCAGGCCTTTCCTACACTTCACAtgatcataatcaatcccctttTGTTGTTCTAGACCTTAAAGAACTGCGGTCCATAACCATCGAGTCGAATAATAACAACACTGCATGGGTCGAATCCGGTGCAACCCTTGGTGAATTGTATTACTGGGTGTCCAAACAAAGTAAAAATCTTGGATTCCCAGCTGGGGTTTGTCCAACTGTAGGGATAGGTGGACACATAAGTGGAGGTGGGTTTGGTGTTATGATAAGAAAGTACGGTCTAGCGGCTGATAACATTGTCGATGCGAGAATTATCGATGTGAACGGGTGGGTTCTTGATCGAAAATCAATGGGAGAAGATCTGTTTTGGGCTATTAGAGGTGGTGGAGGTGGAAGCTTTGGTGTTGTAGTAGCTTGGAAGGTGAATCTTGTGCATGTTCCTGATAAAGTTACAGTTTTTACTCTTTCAAAGACTTTAGAACAAGGTGGTTCAAATCTTTTTAACAAGTGGCAGTATGTAGGACATAGCTTAAGTCAAGATTTGTTTATTAGAGTCTTGATACAGCCTGTTTTAGTTGAGAATGGGAAAAGAACAATTCAAGTTGTATTCAACTCTATGTATCTTGGTACGGTTGATCGCCTTATAAAAATCGCAACCCATAGCTTCCCTGAGTTGGGTTTACAAGAAAAAGATTGTAGAGAAATGAGCTGGATCGAATCGGTAATGTATTTTTCGGGTTATTATGGAGAAAGCATGGATGTGCTTAAAGATAGAAAACCCGAGCCAAGAAGCTACTTTAACGCTAAATCGGATTATGTGAAAGAACCGATACCCAAAGAAAGGTTGGGAGAGTTATGGAAATGGTGTTTGGAGGGGGACAACCCGATTCTAATAATGGAACCGCATGGTGGAAGGATGGATGAGATCGAAGAAACGAGTACTCCCTACCCTCATAGAAAAGGGTATTTGTATAACATACAATATTATGAGAAGTGGGATGATGGAAGCAATGAATCATTACAAAAGCATGTAAGTTGGATGAGAATGATGTATGAGAATATGACACCATATGTGTCGAAGAATCCGAGGGGGGCTTATGTGAACTACAGGGATTTGGATTTGGGTTTGAATGATAATGCGGATAACACAAGTTACTTGAAAGCGATGCAGTGGGGAAACAAGTATTTTAGGGACAATTTTAGGAGGTTGGCAATGGTGAAGGGGATGGTTGATCCACATAATTTCTTTCATTTTGAGCAGAGTATTCCACCTCTAGTTATGAGTAAAGGAAACAATTATATTGAATCTTACACAAGCTCTCAAGGTTCTTGTGAAATTCGGATCGTTAGTTGTTTTGTGGTGTTGTTTTTGTTAATAACTTTCTTCTTGAAGTAA